In Spirochaetaceae bacterium, a single window of DNA contains:
- a CDS encoding lyase family protein, giving the protein MAKPDRFRSISPLDHRYWLANHDLFEALADHLGEEASVRYAVRVEVALLLELLRRLPGSSCDADLERAIGAAAERVTADAVAAEERVTDHNVRALVNVLQRELPAGVRHLVHVGATSYDITDTANALRYRDALRNVIVPLLIRLERALIDLTEREADTVQVGRTHGQYASPVTFGFAMAEYVARLGKAIVRISGRAGDLRGKLAGAVGAYNATSLLVDDALELEQAVLRRLNLKPSETATQIVEPEYLLAALVEVGTAFGIIANLADDLRQLQRSEIDEVREPFGRRQVGSSTMPQKRNPWNCEHVKSLWKTFAPRIMTFYLDQVSEHQRDLTNSASARFVPEFVAGFAAAANRLLRVVDGLQVNRERMSLRLRDGTSELVMAEAAYVLLAASGSADAHEQMRRLTVECERRGVGLLDAARADRATWERLERAVQARFATTALEFFSHPERYVGQAAAKARAIAERYRGLMDGIAPAARSGDV; this is encoded by the coding sequence ATGGCGAAGCCGGATCGGTTCCGCTCCATCTCGCCCCTCGATCACCGCTATTGGCTGGCCAACCACGACCTGTTCGAAGCGCTCGCCGATCACCTCGGGGAGGAAGCGAGCGTGCGCTACGCGGTTCGGGTCGAAGTTGCCCTGCTCCTTGAGCTGCTGCGCCGGCTGCCCGGATCTTCATGCGACGCCGACCTGGAGCGCGCCATCGGCGCCGCCGCCGAACGGGTGACGGCCGATGCGGTAGCGGCCGAGGAGCGCGTCACCGACCACAACGTGCGCGCCCTGGTCAACGTGCTGCAGCGGGAACTGCCGGCCGGCGTCCGGCACCTGGTGCACGTCGGCGCGACCTCCTACGACATAACCGACACCGCCAACGCGTTGCGCTATCGCGACGCACTCCGCAACGTGATCGTACCGCTCCTGATCCGCCTCGAAAGAGCGCTCATCGACCTCACCGAGCGCGAGGCGGATACCGTTCAGGTGGGCCGCACGCACGGGCAGTACGCATCGCCGGTAACGTTCGGCTTTGCCATGGCAGAGTACGTCGCCCGCCTGGGCAAGGCGATCGTGCGCATCTCCGGGCGCGCCGGAGACCTGCGCGGCAAGCTCGCCGGCGCCGTCGGCGCCTACAACGCGACCAGCCTGCTGGTGGACGATGCGCTGGAGTTGGAGCAGGCGGTCCTGCGCCGGCTGAATCTGAAGCCGTCGGAGACCGCTACCCAGATCGTGGAGCCGGAGTATCTGCTCGCGGCCCTGGTCGAGGTCGGCACGGCGTTCGGCATCATCGCCAATCTGGCCGACGACCTGCGCCAGTTGCAGCGCTCGGAGATCGACGAGGTGCGGGAACCGTTCGGCCGCCGGCAGGTCGGTTCATCCACCATGCCGCAGAAGCGCAACCCGTGGAACTGCGAACACGTCAAGAGCCTGTGGAAGACCTTTGCGCCGCGCATCATGACGTTCTACCTGGATCAGGTTTCGGAACACCAGCGCGACCTGACCAACTCGGCGTCGGCGCGTTTCGTGCCGGAGTTCGTGGCCGGGTTCGCGGCCGCGGCGAACCGGCTGCTGCGTGTCGTGGACGGCCTGCAGGTGAATCGCGAACGGATGAGCCTTCGGCTGCGCGACGGCACCTCCGAACTGGTGATGGCGGAAGCGGCGTACGTGTTGCTCGCCGCCTCCGGGAGCGCCGACGCCCACGAGCAGATGCGCCGCCTCACCGTGGAGTGCGAACGGCGCGGCGTCGGCCTGCTGGACGCCGCGCGTGCCGACCGGGCCACCTGGGAACGCCTCGAGCGCGCCGTGCAGGCGCGCTTCGCCACCACGGCACTCGAATTCTTCTCGCATCCGGAACGCTACGTGGGGCAGGCCGCGGCCAAGGCGCGGGCGATCGCGGAACGGTACCGCGGCCTGATGGATGGAATCGCGCCGGCGGCCCGGAGCGGCGATGTCTGA